ACCACGGTGTGTTTAGGATCGAGTTGAAAATCTAAATAAATGTCTGTGACTGTAAAATATGGTTGTTTGTAATCTTTTCTATATTTTGCTTTGGCTAACATAATTTGCCCTACTTTGAAGAAAGAAAATGTGAATATGATATCGTTACGTTTTATTATCTTAAACTTGGTTTTTCACGAAAAATTTTTTCTTGAATCGCTTCCGTCACAAAAGCATTAAGAGAACGATCGCCAGCTATGATCGTAGCTTCTCTATGCAATTCCTCGCCAATTCGTACATTAAACACACCTTTAAAAGGCTTATTCGGTTCTTTACCTAATTCCAAACAATCTTGTAAATATAAATCAACAGATTGACGAAA
This portion of the Haemophilus haemolyticus genome encodes:
- a CDS encoding type II toxin-antitoxin system HicB family antitoxin, producing MKLLNYKGYVGTIEADLENNILFGKLAYIRDLVTYEAESLSELEKEFRQSVDLYLQDCLELGKEPNKPFKGVFNVRIGEELHREATIIAGDRSLNAFVTEAIQEKIFREKPSLR